Part of the Pedobacter roseus genome is shown below.
AATATGAGCTTTACCAATACGACGAAAGGCCTGAAGGATATGAAGAACCAGTTTATGCCACTCCGGTGCGCCACCATACCAGAAGCAGGAGAACAACAAAAACTTATACCGTTAGATCTGGCGATAACCTGGGTGCAATTGCTAAAAAGAAGGGCACTACAGTTAAAGCGTTGATGCAGAAAAACGGCATGAAAAAGGTAAACCTTAAACCAGGACAAAAGATTAAGTTTTAAGTCTTGAGTCCATACTCCAGAGTCTTAAGTCTAGTTTGCAATTTGCAGCTCACAATTAACCAGTTAACCGATTTAAACAATTAACCCTATATGCGTTCAACCAAGCATCTTATCCTATTAGCGGCAATCCTCATTTTTTTAAGCTCATGCGGTTCAAGGAAATTTTCCAAAAACAACAAACAAATCGAAAAAGCAGCCAATAAAGCCAATAACAATTCGTACAAAAGCTATAATACCTTGAGTTATATAGACGAGTTTAAAGGTGTAGCGGTAGAAGAAATGAATGCCAATGGCATTCCGGCAAGCATTACTTTAGCACAGGGCATTTTAGAATCGGGCAGCGGAAACAGCGATTTAGCCAAATATGCCAACAACCACTTTGGTATTAAATGCACATCAGATTGGAGAGGAAAAAACTATTTCCGTGATGACGACCAGAAAAATGACTGTTTCAGGGTGTATAAAGATGCCCGCGAATCGTTTAGAGACCACTCTGAGTTTTTAAAACGCAAACGCTACAGTTTTCTGTTCCAACTGGACAAGAACGACTATAAAAGCTGGGCACAGGGCTTAAAAACCGCCGGGTATGCCACCAATCCAAAATATCCGGATTTATTGATCAATACCATAGAAAAATATCAGCTTTATCAATACGATCAATCTGAAAGCGAAAAGCAGAAAATTGCCCGCGAGGACAGGGTTTTTACAGAAATTAACCAGAATATCCCACAGGAAAAAGCTAAATTTACTCCTGTAGATACGCCGCCACCGGGCGCAAAACCAATTCTTGCTGATGGGACCTATACTGTTGTTAAAGGCGATACGCTGTACAATATTGCAAAACGCTTTAACTTAACGGTTGATCAGTTAAAAATGCTGAACGAGATGACTACAGATGCCATTAAATTAGGTCAGGTACTTAAGGTTAAATAATGTTAAGTACAAACATTGCCTGCCAGATATTTGTAGTTTTGTAACCTAATGAAATTTTTTTTCTCCTTTATTCTCGTTTTAAGCCTTTCTAAGCTTATTTATGCGCAAACTAAACCTGTGCAGGGAATTGTTATTGATAAAGAAACCAAACAGCGCCTGGCCAAGGTTTACATTTACAATATCCGTACCGGTGATGGTTTATACAACAATACAAAAGGAGAGTTTAGCACATTCGCTATCCCTGGCGATACTTTAGTGGCCGCTTTATCAGGTTACGGAGTAGATACTATGCTTTTTAAGGGGCAAACTGCCATGTATTTTCAGCTTAAAACGTTGGGGATCAGGTTGCGCGATGTAGTGATTCAGCGGAAGCGCTTAACACCACAGCAACTGTACGAAAAAAATGTACAGGAATACCGCTACCAAACTATGAAGGGCAGCAGTAAAGATTTATTAAACCTGGGCAATGGCGGGGTAGGTTTGGGGATTGATGCTATTTACAACCTGTTGAGCCGTCAGGGAAGAAATGCCCGTCACCTGCAGAAAATCCTCGAAAAAGATTACCGTGAAGATTTAATTGATTATCGTTTTAATGCCAACCTGGTGCGCCAGGTGTTGGGCATAAAGGATGATGAACTGACCGATTTTATGCAGCAATACCGCCCAACTTACCAGTTTGTGCTCGATGCTACTGATTATTCATTTAACCAGTTTATCAGAAATGCCTATAAAAGTTACAGATTAAACCCTAAAGCGTTACAATTGCCTGCATTGCCTAAAATAACCATCGATAAGCTGTGAGGGCGCCAATTATCATCGTTAAAAAACTTCCGGCTGCCGGTATGGCCATATTCCCCTTTATACTGCTAAAATCGGAAAGGCTTAAAAGCGATCCGGAAATGATTAACCACGAAACCATCCACCTGCGCCAGCAGCTTGAATTGCTTATTTTGCCTTTTTATCTGCTGTATCTTTTTAATTACCTTATCAACCTTTTTAAATACCGAAATCACCACCAGGCTTACCGGAACATCATTTTTGAAAAGGAAGCTTACCATCATGACACCAACCTTAATTACCTGAAAAATGGCAATTGGTATGGCTGGATCAGATCGATATAATGGGGCAATTTTCTGTCCAAATTGAATTGTCGATCTGACAATCATTTCGTTAAATGCTTTTTATCTCTAAAATTTTTCTTTTTCTTTGTAATAATGAAGAACTGTTTAGCTGCCATCATCCTGATTCTAAGTTTCTGCTCTACCCAATTACATGCACAGGAAATTGATACGATTCCCATCAATACCAAAGACCTGAACATTAAACTAAAACGCAGTCCACTGCCAAGCAGACAGGGCCCGTTAAACTTTGAGCCGGTAAAAATTAAACCTTTGGTGGTTAATGCAAAAATCAATTACTGGAAAACCAAAACCAGTATTGGCATTAACGTTAACCAGGCACAGTTTAGCAATAACTGGAAGGGTGGAGGTACCAACTCGGTAGCCGTAGGCGGTTTGGTTAACTGGAAAGCAGAATACAACAAAAGCAGCTATAGTTATGTGAGCGAGCTTGTTTTGCAATACGGTAAGATAAAAAATAAAGATCAGCTGCAAAAGAAAACCAACGACCGTATTTTTTGGGATAATAAAGCATCTTTTCAACTCTCTAAAAGCTGGTTCTTCTTCGGATCCTTAAGTTTTGAATCCCAATTCGATAACGGTTATTCTTACAGTGTGGTAAACGGCCAGGAAACCGCAACACTGATTTCAAAATTTATGGGTCCGGGTTATTTAACAGAATCTATCGGTTTCGAGTATAAACCTGTTAAATATTTTTCTACCCGTATAGGTACTGGTACTGCACGTCAAACTTTTGTATTGGACGAAAAGCTTTTTCCTAAACCAGTTGATAATAATACCAAACCGACTGTTTTTGGTGTAGAATATGGGAAAAAAGTACGTAATGAACTGGCTTTCCAAATTGTAAGTGCATTTGATAAGGATATATTTACCAATACAAATCTTAAGGCACGTTATCAGATGTTCATTCCGTATCAGGATTTTGAGATGAGTAATATTGATCACCGCTTAGATATTGCATTAACGGCAAAAATCAATCGTTTTATGAACACGAGTTTAACTGGCGTACTCCTGTTCGATAAAGATACTGGCACAAATAAAATACAGGCCAACCAAACGCTGGCCCTCGGTTTTGGCTTTACCTTCCCGAGGTAGCCTAGCCGCCACCAACCTTACCCATTTCCCAGTACGGCATGGTAATAATCTGCCTAAAGCTTACGCCCCTTTGTTTTAGGTAACGTTTAAACTGCTGTACTGATTTTGCCCTGCCTGTTAAGTAAAACGTAGCATTTTGCCACATCTCCCAACATAGCGGATGCATATTGTCCATCCAGGTAATGGCATTTTTAGCAGGGGCATTCAGGTCAGATGGTACCGCATCAATCAATAATTTAAGGTGTTCAACTGAATTCAGGTTTTCTTCCTGAAGTTCAAGCACCCCAAAATATTCCAGATCTTCATCAATTACCTTTTTACCTAACGATTCGTACAAGCCCAGGCTGGTTTCATCGCCAAAAAAGAAATGCTGATTGGATGCTTGGTTGTATTTTACTTTCGCACGGTCTACAATCAGTTTTAACTGGTCTCCTTTTTGAATATTTACGGCCAGATGATGACCAGGACCTTGTCTGTTCAGGTAAAAAATCACCTCACAGGTTTCGTCTGCCTCGTCAAAGGCCGATAAAGTATAATGCCTGTATTCGTTGGCATTAACCCTCAGCAATACCTCATTCCCGGGTATAAATTTAGCATCAAAAAAATCTCCTTTAAAGGTAACGCACTTTAAGTTGCTGCTTAACATTTTGGTTTCTACAACTTCTACTTGATATATTTTATTGCTGATCACTTTTTCCATTGTGTTGGCCAGCCATGAAGGTAATTTAGGCATCGTATTCTTTTGTTTAGTAACTTTGAACAAAAGTAGTTGTCTAACAAACGGATCTTTTTATACCAAAAGGATTAAAGTTTATATCAAAAGGATTTTATGGCCTTAAACATTTACGATAGCGATGATAAATATTATGTTGTAGGAAGTAAGTTCGACATCGTTCAATTTAATCAGCCACTGGTAACCGAAAGGCGGGATAAATACAGTTTTCCTTTTGGCGATGCAGAGATCGTACAGATTGCTTTTTCAGGTATTTATATTGTTTACGGCGATATGGTGGTGAAACAGAGTCGCCTGCGAATTAAAGCTTTTGATGAGCCTGATGTGGTTGAACTCCACTTTGCGCTCACTGGCGGGGGCATTATGGAAAATTACCTCACCAACAAACGCCTGGATATTAAAGCGAACCAGCATAATATTATTTATAGTCCTGATTTTGACGGGATGGCAGAATTTGATACGGGAGGTCCACATAAATTTTTCGAGGTAAATTTCGAAAGATCACGTTTTATTGATTTAACCAGCGAAAGCAGCATCCTGTTAAAGAATTTTGCCGAAAACATCATGAACAGCCGCTCGGTAGAAATTTCATCAGAAAACCTGCCCATCACCCTGGCCATGCATAGCTGCATTAATGATATTATGAACTGCCATTTTACCGGTGGATTAAAATTATTGTTTCTTCAGTCTAAATGTTTGGAATTGCTGGCACTACAGGCCCAGGCTTTTGAAGAAGCAGCTAAAAAAACAGAAAAACCAGCACTCAAATCGGCTTATGATAAAGAAAGGATCTATTATGCACGGGAATACCTGCTGGCCAATGCCAATCATCCGCCATCTTTAACCGAACTGGCCAAAACCGCAGGCATAAACGAATTTAAGCTGAAACATGGCTTTAAAGAGGTCTTTAAAAATACTGTTTTTGGCTATTTGAGCGATTATAAACTGATGAAAGCCAAAGAACTATTAGCAGATAGTAGTAAAGACATCAAACACATTTCAGATGAACTTGGTTATTCTTCTGTACAACATTTCAGCAATGCCTTTAGCAAGAAATTTGGGATAAGCCCGGGGAAAGCGCGTTAGTTTAGTTGGGAGTTTTTAGCTGGGAGTTTGGAGTCCAAAGTCCCCAGTCTTTAGTCCTTAGTCTTGGATGTATATTTTTCCTTGCCTTGGGTTTAAATCCAAGGCAAGGAAATGACCACTTAAATCAAGGTTTTAAACCTTCTTCCTCTTTTTCTTTAGATCCAGATAATCTACATAATATAAAACCTTAACCGAAAGGCTGTTATTTTGCGGTGCATTTAAAATTCCGCTCAGGTTTTTATTGTAACGCTGTGTGTAATAAGTATCGTAAGTTTCTGCCGCATCTTTATAAGAAACGGATAACGTGCTTCCTGGAGCAAACTGCCAGGTATAAATTAAATCGATATTAAACACATTGTAATTTCTGTCCAATCCATTTAGCGGCGCTCCGGTATAATCGGTTAAATTGCCATCGGGTTTAAGCAGGTAAAATTCTTTATTTCTTCTGTCGCTCCAATAATGTCTCAACACCACTGTAAATCCCATTAAATTGGTAAAGGTATATTTGGCATCGAAAGAGTTTTCTACCGTTCTGCGGTCGTATCTGGAGAAAATGGCTTTATCACCCTGTGCCGTTACCCAGTTTACATAATTGTAATTCGGGTTAAAATTAAGATCTAAACCAAAAGCAATTTTATCGTTTATCCGCAGGTTTTGAAAAAAGTAAAAATTATATTCCCTGCCTTTAAAAAGTTCCTGTTCTCTGTAGCGGATGTTTCCACCAAAATTATAAGCTTTTGCGCGGTTAGGGTTGATGTATAAAACGAAGCTATAACTTTCGGGTGCTTTATATACCTGCCCGTTTCTCGATTCGTAGAAATCGTTTTTTGCAGCGGTGTAGATACCGTTTACTTCCGCCGACCAAAGATTTTTAAATTGAACATAAGGTCCGCCCTCTACAGAAAAAGTTTGGAAGCTACCTGGTGTAGCCCTCCTCGAGTATAAAACATTAAAATAGCTTAAAAACTGATTGTACCAACTGCTTGGCTTATAAACGTTATAATGAAAATCCAGCACCTGATCTAAAAAGTTGTTATTGGTAAAAAAGCCTAAATCAGATGGGTCAAA
Proteins encoded:
- a CDS encoding glucosaminidase domain-containing protein — protein: MRSTKHLILLAAILIFLSSCGSRKFSKNNKQIEKAANKANNNSYKSYNTLSYIDEFKGVAVEEMNANGIPASITLAQGILESGSGNSDLAKYANNHFGIKCTSDWRGKNYFRDDDQKNDCFRVYKDARESFRDHSEFLKRKRYSFLFQLDKNDYKSWAQGLKTAGYATNPKYPDLLINTIEKYQLYQYDQSESEKQKIAREDRVFTEINQNIPQEKAKFTPVDTPPPGAKPILADGTYTVVKGDTLYNIAKRFNLTVDQLKMLNEMTTDAIKLGQVLKVK
- a CDS encoding DUF3078 domain-containing protein; this translates as MKNCLAAIILILSFCSTQLHAQEIDTIPINTKDLNIKLKRSPLPSRQGPLNFEPVKIKPLVVNAKINYWKTKTSIGINVNQAQFSNNWKGGGTNSVAVGGLVNWKAEYNKSSYSYVSELVLQYGKIKNKDQLQKKTNDRIFWDNKASFQLSKSWFFFGSLSFESQFDNGYSYSVVNGQETATLISKFMGPGYLTESIGFEYKPVKYFSTRIGTGTARQTFVLDEKLFPKPVDNNTKPTVFGVEYGKKVRNELAFQIVSAFDKDIFTNTNLKARYQMFIPYQDFEMSNIDHRLDIALTAKINRFMNTSLTGVLLFDKDTGTNKIQANQTLALGFGFTFPR
- a CDS encoding ferredoxin reductase domain-containing protein: MPKLPSWLANTMEKVISNKIYQVEVVETKMLSSNLKCVTFKGDFFDAKFIPGNEVLLRVNANEYRHYTLSAFDEADETCEVIFYLNRQGPGHHLAVNIQKGDQLKLIVDRAKVKYNQASNQHFFFGDETSLGLYESLGKKVIDEDLEYFGVLELQEENLNSVEHLKLLIDAVPSDLNAPAKNAITWMDNMHPLCWEMWQNATFYLTGRAKSVQQFKRYLKQRGVSFRQIITMPYWEMGKVGGG
- a CDS encoding helix-turn-helix domain-containing protein, with the protein product MALNIYDSDDKYYVVGSKFDIVQFNQPLVTERRDKYSFPFGDAEIVQIAFSGIYIVYGDMVVKQSRLRIKAFDEPDVVELHFALTGGGIMENYLTNKRLDIKANQHNIIYSPDFDGMAEFDTGGPHKFFEVNFERSRFIDLTSESSILLKNFAENIMNSRSVEISSENLPITLAMHSCINDIMNCHFTGGLKLLFLQSKCLELLALQAQAFEEAAKKTEKPALKSAYDKERIYYAREYLLANANHPPSLTELAKTAGINEFKLKHGFKEVFKNTVFGYLSDYKLMKAKELLADSSKDIKHISDELGYSSVQHFSNAFSKKFGISPGKAR